The Acropora muricata isolate sample 2 chromosome 4, ASM3666990v1, whole genome shotgun sequence genome contains the following window.
TCATTTATTGTCTCTCGAATATCGTCGAAGGTAAGACTTACGTTCATAAGCGTTTGGTTTATATCCCTTGGTAAGCTCTATTTTACGTTATCaaattgttctgtttttttcttgtagGGAAATGGAAGACATCTCGAGTGTCTCGAGAGTTGCGTTTGGCGAACGAAAGAAACACGTGCCAAATGCAATTGCCGAAAGTGAAGGTTCCAACTCTACGGCTTTCATGGGCAGATGACGACTGCTCATTCGAATCCTGAAAAGAATACACAAATTATTTCGTACGCTTTTTGGCAATTCAATAACAAAAGAAGTGAATGTATTCAACTTTAAATGCATGCATACCCTGTTCCTGCAAGGTTTATTGTTTGTTCCACATTGACATTCATCTGTACACAGCACGTTTCTCCCTTTGCATAGGCACCCACGAGAACTATTTTCTTTTCGCTTAGTCGTACAAGCACTTTTGCATTTACAAAAAGTCGCCACAGGTTCttaagtaaaagaaattcaCGTTCGTgagcatttgctttgtataaaagttgatttaaatgcaaattatatgCAGAATTCTTCAACTCAGGGATATTTCCATAATGGCGGTCGAGCGTGACAAGTCTCGGAGAGAGGGAATACTACTGCGCATGTCAACCCGTGACAGTGTCCCTTTAATACTGGTATAAGAAAGTCCCTTTTCATGTAGGGGTTTGAATTGGATCAATCTTCCTTTCAGAACAGAAAAGAAGCCACCTCTTGATGTGGACGTCATTCTGTTTCCATGAGGATTGCCTCCAGGACTGCAGGGCAATATtggtaaaattaataatgtcttGAAAGCAATAATTGTCTTGGTGAGATAAATTCACCTTGCAAGTGAGATTCAGATTCCACATGGTTAAATCTAATGACTCTGGGATCACACATTTGTATAGGGTGTCTAATTTGCACAACCTCGATGCGTGTGTCAAGCGCCTCATCAAAGTTTGATGTAATTTCCTTCCATGCAGGGATCAAGTTTTTCGGTCTACCTGCTTGAAAGACCTCGAGGTTATTGACGGTGATTACCTTTCTTGAGTCGTTCTGGCCTATTTCTGCCACCTTCCCTCTGCCTTGTTCTTTTGATATAGGAGGTGGGGCCTTTCCCTACCTAAAGGCTAGGTGGAAGAGGTGTGTTGCTCTTAACTGTGTTTGTCACCAGGTCCTTTGCGTTTTATATTTCTGTAACTCTTGTTACCATGTGTTTGCGAGAGTTGCCTTTAAAATCGCGGCGAAGTTTCCTTCTCACTTAAGTTGCCTCAGCGAGGTCTTTGAGCTGTTTTGAAAGGGCGGGGTCGTTGCCAAACAAGGAATCAGTGAATGGCACTGAGCTTGAACATAAATTTTTTGTTGTCGTTATTCAGCTCTGGTTTAATCTGTTCACGGCTCCGCATGTTAAGCTCAAAGTTAGTTGCAGCAATGAGTGCAATGGCATCAGTAGTCATTTTGACCGTTTGGAAGATATCTAGAGCATCGTATGGAACCTTATCCCTTGCACCAGCTCGCAGATGATGGAAACTAAATGAATAATGTCTTTGCTGAGATTTCCTTGAATTCGCTGTTTTTAAAACGCACTGGTCACTCGGGCGACTAGTGCTTTCTCACGTGACTTGGTGGTGGTATGATGACTAGGCAGAATTAAGCTGCGAATGACTTTTAGTATCGCCTTGCAGTcttctgaataaatttttgtcGGTTTCTCAGTTATCCTACTGGCTTTCAGCCTCAGGGTTTTTCCCTTCGAGACTCGGAGGGACTTTTACTAGGGGGAAATCCCAGGGAATGAGCTTGCCTGGCTTCGTGTTTCACTCGGTaggtagggcacgaagttcccggtgttgtggtctggcctttacccaagtcaaaaacatctgacttggctgctgtgctccgggatcattcatggctGTTTGGCGgctgccagaggcgcctttcacatTCAGcagatcccgttgagctgcgcccttcgcaattcagcaattcagccttcgggctgcaagtaagggtgattagcagacagaCAGTATCTCTCAGACAGTAGCAGACAGTATCTCTATCTCTCTCCCTCGGTAGGTATCCACCACTAGCTTCCAGTCCACTACgaggaataatttttaattcttgGAAATGAGGTATTAGAACTTTCCCCCTTCCCTTCCACCGTATACAATAGGTATCACACAGGCTACACTGGTGTGAAATACCccttttatttcgttttaaaaACTACCGAACCTGAGCCGTGTTACAGTGAAATTAACCTACGAAACAAATTATATCCTAATTCATCCTGAATTCTCAAAGTTGTTTATTAAAACAGAAAGTCTGTTTGCTACTAGAACAAATGCACGTTGCTCTTACCTTACGTTACATGCACAAGTCAAGGCTGCTCTAATTTGGAGAAGTTCGACGACGCTCATAAAAGCTAAAAAGATTTCTAAAATCTCACTGAATCTCCACGAAAACGTTAGTTTTGTGGCGGCGGCAATTCCTCTACAAAGATACGAGACACTGATTTAAAGCCGGTCCTCGCGTCAGCATCATCGTAACCACTGCAATTACCGACCCAGAATCCCACTGTCACGTTCCCACTAGGGATTGTCTCACACGCTCCTTCAATTGTACGGACACGAAGGAGCTCGTTCACGGTATTTGGACTCGCACCGCTTCGCATGTAGACTATACCGTCGATGGCTGCAGGAGCGTCGCACTCCTTGCCATTGAAGGTAAAGTGCCACCGCTTACAGCATTTGTTGCAGCCGAAGAGACTCAGTACGCCAGTAAAGTAAACATGCAGGCCAGTGTCATTTGAACGTTTCTTGAAAAAGCACTCCTATGAGAATTTAAAGTAAAGAAAGACAAATCAGAAAGAAAAAGCTCCATTACGTTCAACTCCTTTACTCAAGCAGGTACTACCTAGAACGCAGAAGAAACTCTTCATTTGAGCGGGAACGCTTCAGTGATTCACAGGCTACTTTTGCAGGCCCAATGTGGCAGCCATGACAGCTGGGATTGCGAGCTTCGGATTCGTGAATTTTCATCAAATTCAAtcagttttttcttaaaaagaCAGTGTGTTGGAGGCGTGCTGCAGGAAAACTGTGtggataaattttttttccagaatcaGCTCTTTAAAAAGAGAAGAATAACCTATCTGTCATTTGATATTTGAAAACTTAACTGATATTTAACGATACTTATACGCttgcattcattcattcttcTTTTCAACTGTCCGACCCGTATAGCAAATTGTTTTAGAAAACGTATgcataaatacatatatatcgATTGTTTCATTTGTACAcgtaactgttttgttttttatttattaatttataatAACTTTATTCGTAATAATCAATACAAAAAGGCTGCCATCAGGGAGGAACTGAATCCTCATGTAAGATGACACCCTAAAAATATCTACAAACCTGTGAAGGAAATATAAGTCAGATAAAAACTATTATAATGTAAGGAGAAATGTAAAAGATATCATTAAAATATATCTGTTTATAAAGGAGTTTAAAattatccaaaaaaaattacgtACTAGTTAAAAAGTGATCTCTTAAGccctttttaaattttgacaatgAATCGGCACATATTAGAGAATCTGGTAACGAGTTCCATTCATCTATATATCTATGCCAGAAagagaactttaaaatattagtTCTTGAAAAGGGTTTCCAAATCTTCTTACTATTTCTTGATCTAGTGATAGCACGAGAGAACGATAAATAATTGTCAAACTTAACTCTCGATAAACCAGTAATAAACTTAAATAATTGAATTATCGATAGAAATTCCCTACGGGACTTAAGTTCCATCCAACCAAGATATTGCAGACGTTAGGTATAATCAATAGGTCCACCAAGGATCCAGCGTGAGACATTTCTTAGCTTTGGATTCTTTCGAGTTTGTCTGACAGGTAGGCTTGATGTGAATTGCAAACGGGACATGCGTATTCGATAATAGGACGAACCATTGATTTATATCCACTTATTATTGCTTCAGAGCACCTGCCAAGTGTGCGTTTAAGTAAATTTAAGATCTTGTTGGCTTTAGCAGCTATTGCAAGAACATGATGTTTCCAAGATAGATCAGATGAGAATGTTACACCCAGATGCTTGTGGGTAACTACTTGTTCCAGGGGCAAAGAGTTGATGGAATACGAGCACTGTCCATTAAGCTTAAATCTTGTTATTCTCACGCACTTAAATTTAGCTTGACACACCTTTAACAGCCACTGCCTGCACCAGTTGGACATACAAAGTAAACCAGCTTAATTATCATCTCGTTTATGTTGTTCTTCCTCATGTCGTTTAACTGTCGTTTATCGTTTTTGGTTTTAGAATGCTCTAGAATGCGGTCTTAAGCCGTTCTAAACTTACCACGATTAAGCCAATGTCTTTTTCTTCGTCCAGATCTTTATAAACACATTGTTTCCAGTTACGTTCCATGGGAGGGCCCTGGGGTCCAGCAGGACCTTGAGGACCGGGTCGGCCCTGGGGTCCAGGATTTCCCTGTGGACCGACCTTTCCTGGTTGACCATTCTTTCCTGGGGGTCCTGGGCTTCCACGATATCCTCTTGGTCCCTGGGGGCCAAGGGGGAACTGAAAAAAAGATCGTTTTCTAAGCGACTCTTGCGGCTgaatctaaaagaaagaaaaaaaaaaaagatattaaaGAATCCAACCTGTTTGGCCCGATAAAATCAAAATACCCTTGCAAGCCGAGTGAAAACGTTTTCAGACACTGCTTATACAAATCTTTGAATGCGATAAAATAATCACAGGCACACCAAACTCAGAGTTTTGACTCCGCCAACAGGCTCCAGACCATGTTGATTCGAGGCGATGTTTGCGAGTTAACTAGTTGCCAAGTAATAAAATGTTTTGAACTTTCGATTTCCTAAACGCTTCATCAAAAATTACCGAGAGTGGTAATGGTGCCGTAGTATATCGAATATTCAGTAAAATGATCACGAGCAAATGACTGAGGGAGGTTAAGAATGAACGACAAACGGCAAAAATTACACTTTTGCCGCCTTTTTTTAGACTGTTTTAACTTTAACAATATTCGTATGTGTTGTCCTTTTAGCCGATAGTAATATCAATATAGCGATTTTGCAAATGATTTTCGATTTGCACTGAGATCGAGAAGAAGAATAAACTACTCTGAAGTGCAGTTCGGGGTCACAGTCCTTGATTTGGCCGAATTCCAGTTGTTGCAACTCTCCAGTATCCAGATATTAGTGACAGATCTCTACCCTCCCCAAAAGCCAAACCAGTTGGTTGGAGTTAATTTTCataaagttggaaaaaaaatagagTTAAGAAGTGAACAATCAGACATCAAGTAACACAAGGTAAGTAAAGCATTTTCTTGAGAATTTCCTATCGATCATTCATACTTCATAAAACATATTTATGATTTTTATTTCTATCAAAGCTCTTATATTTTTATTGTGATCATCATCTGACCCTAAACCTGGGCCTGGCTTTCGACGAGAATGCAGTCGGCTTAATGCTTACTGTAGTGAGATTTTATGGATAAGGGATGGAATTGGCCTCCCCGTAATAGAGGCAAAAATCAAATGACATCATCGCGGGCCATGTGTTTATGACCGTGCAAATCAACACAAATGTGGTCTATTTCGTCAGGATGGGAGATCACGTGCAAAGTGCTTTTGTTATCAGCAGGCGTTGCTTGCGAGCAGGCTCACGTTTGAGTCACCTCGGGAGTCAGGCGCGAGCGAAGAGCGAGTCGTCGAGTGAACCGGAGTTTGTTTACGATAAGCAAGTGCGCGATTGCAAATGCTGGCTACTCAAGTATCTTAATGCATGGCTCAGCTCTAGCTTAAGAGCAAATGTTCCAAATATCaagcaaaattttaatttggcGGCAGAAGtcgaaaaattcatttttctcaGTCTGTTAAAACTGTTAGACTAATCCTAGAAATGTGCCAGACTAATCCTAGAACTATAACTAACGGAGAAGCGTTCTCAAGTCGAAATACTTCTCCGTTAGTTACAGTTTATCGAAGTCACAATCCACATATCATGAATCCTGGAACTGTCCTAAACTAATCCTAAAACTGCGCTAGACTAATCTTAGAACACGTGCTAGACTCATCCTAGAATCTGCTAGACTACCGAAAAGATGTAACCTTTGAGTTCCACTTACTTCCGTGTTGTGAGAGTCACTCTGTTCGAGTGGGGTCTCTGACCCTGTGACCTTAGAAGCAGAACAGAAACAGGCATACAAAAGCACTGTAACCAGGGAAAATTGAACGTTCA
Protein-coding sequences here:
- the LOC136915400 gene encoding collagen triple helix repeat-containing protein 1-like — translated: MTLNVQFSLVTVLLYACFCSASKVTGSETPLEQSDSHNTEIQPQESLRKRSFFQFPLGPQGPRGYRGSPGPPGKNGQPGKVGPQGNPGPQGRPGPQGPAGPQGPPMERNWKQCVYKDLDEEKDIGLIVECFFKKRSNDTGLHVYFTGVLSLFGCNKCCKRWHFTFNGKECDAPAAIDGIVYMRSGASPNTVNELLRVRTIEGACETIPSGNVTVGFWVGNCSGYDDADARTGFKSVSRIFVEELPPPQN